One genomic window of Desulfuromonas sp. AOP6 includes the following:
- a CDS encoding TolC family protein, with amino-acid sequence MATWVNRQLLTGMVLFLLLLGTKAWGTDPPAPDLPALVQEAVSRNPSIEASEAQWQTFLAKAQQAGSFDDPMLMLGISNGLVSDPFAFDQDGMTSKVIGLSQKLPFFGKRALAREAASLDAVSAQARHEERKLALTALVKEVYARLFLVDKAQDILSRNLQVMETVIRAAETRYGVGEGRQQDVLRAQVERSRLLEAQIGLDQQRRSLQANLNRLLARPADTPIGYIADLDTPPVPYGADALRRLAEEKRPLLAGLSAQIDKSKAEEALAQKAFYPDFTLSLEYMQREPAMGGEGDDMYSASVSFNLPIWRERRQARVAEANAQQATAQAELHDLRNAIDGGIADLLAKLDRAGRLLELYRGGILPQSTHAFESAQIGYSNNKVDFSRMLNSLTTLFNDERQLYQTMADYRLSLAQLEALVGTDLTK; translated from the coding sequence ATGGCGACATGGGTGAATCGACAGCTTTTGACCGGAATGGTTCTCTTTTTGCTCCTGTTGGGGACAAAGGCCTGGGGCACCGACCCACCGGCGCCTGATCTGCCTGCCCTGGTGCAGGAGGCGGTCAGCCGCAACCCTTCCATCGAAGCCTCCGAGGCCCAGTGGCAGACCTTTTTAGCAAAAGCCCAGCAGGCCGGCAGCTTTGATGACCCCATGCTGATGCTGGGGATCAGCAACGGCCTGGTGAGCGATCCCTTCGCCTTTGATCAGGATGGCATGACGTCCAAGGTGATCGGCCTCAGCCAAAAACTCCCCTTCTTTGGCAAACGCGCGCTGGCCCGGGAAGCCGCCAGCCTGGATGCGGTCTCTGCCCAGGCCCGCCATGAGGAGCGCAAGCTGGCCCTGACGGCCCTGGTGAAAGAAGTCTACGCCCGCCTGTTTCTGGTCGACAAGGCTCAGGATATCCTGAGCCGCAATCTCCAGGTGATGGAGACGGTGATCCGGGCCGCCGAAACCCGCTACGGCGTTGGTGAAGGCCGCCAGCAGGATGTGCTCCGGGCCCAAGTGGAGCGCTCGCGCCTGCTGGAAGCACAGATTGGGCTCGACCAGCAGCGGCGCAGCCTGCAGGCGAACCTTAACCGCCTCCTCGCCCGCCCCGCCGACACCCCCATCGGATATATCGCCGACCTCGACACGCCGCCCGTGCCCTATGGGGCCGATGCCCTCCGGCGATTGGCAGAGGAAAAGCGGCCTCTTCTCGCCGGTTTGTCCGCGCAGATCGACAAGAGCAAGGCGGAGGAGGCTCTCGCCCAAAAAGCCTTCTACCCCGATTTCACCCTATCCCTCGAATACATGCAGCGCGAACCGGCCATGGGGGGTGAGGGGGATGATATGTACAGTGCTTCCGTCTCTTTCAATCTGCCCATCTGGCGCGAACGCCGGCAGGCTCGGGTGGCCGAAGCCAACGCCCAGCAAGCTACGGCCCAGGCCGAACTGCATGACCTGCGCAACGCCATCGACGGGGGCATTGCCGACCTGCTCGCAAAACTCGATCGTGCCGGTCGCCTGCTGGAGCTCTACCGTGGCGGCATTCTCCCCCAATCGACCCACGCCTTTGAATCGGCCCAGATCGGCTACAGCAACAACAAGGTCGATTTTTCCCGGATGCTCAACAGCCTGACCACCCTGTTCAACGATGAACGTCAACTTTATCAGACCATGGCCGACTACCGCCTGAGCCTGGCCCAGCTCGAGGCCCTGGTCGGTACGGATTTAACAAAGTAA
- a CDS encoding efflux RND transporter periplasmic adaptor subunit, producing the protein MSKRNMKSPLIALLLIALLLIVALGGGYFWGRSGDHDDHGHETATETAAGEKVQYTCGMHPFIIQDEPGICPICAMDLTPLKPGTGGGSQATGGPAKIIHWASPMDPTYVRDEPGQDYMGHDLVPVYEDGSGGSAIAIDPVTTQNMGVRTATVTRGDLHREVRTVGRISYDESSQYAVNSKIGGWIERLYVNQTGQLVQKGQPLLEIYSPDLVAAQQEYLLALRHQAELAQSPIADLGAGGERLLSAARQRLSYWDISARQIEQLEKSGEIRKTLTLFAPVSGIVGDKKAVEGMSLKPGMELMQLTDLSRIWVLADLYEYQLPWVKEGQTVTVEVPHAGNRTLTGKIVYIYPTVDPKSRTVQVRIELPNPGLELKPEMFVNVRLHTQASKDVLLIPVDAILTSGTRQHVFVALGEGRFEPRVVETGIQGEDGQVQILSGLQQGEQVVTSAQFMLDSESKLREAIQKMMAPKAPASPASDPVGQPEDDLEDLF; encoded by the coding sequence ATGAGCAAAAGAAATATGAAATCTCCCCTGATCGCCCTGCTGCTGATCGCCCTGCTGCTGATCGTCGCTCTCGGCGGCGGCTATTTCTGGGGGCGCTCCGGCGACCACGACGACCATGGCCACGAGACGGCAACGGAGACAGCCGCTGGGGAAAAGGTGCAGTACACCTGCGGCATGCACCCCTTCATCATCCAGGATGAGCCGGGCATCTGCCCCATCTGCGCCATGGATCTGACCCCCCTCAAGCCCGGCACGGGGGGTGGCTCGCAAGCTACGGGCGGGCCAGCCAAGATCATCCACTGGGCCTCGCCCATGGACCCGACCTATGTCCGCGACGAACCCGGCCAGGACTACATGGGACATGATCTCGTTCCCGTCTATGAAGACGGCTCCGGCGGCAGCGCCATCGCCATAGACCCCGTCACCACCCAGAACATGGGGGTGCGCACGGCGACCGTCACCCGCGGCGACCTGCACCGCGAGGTGCGCACCGTTGGCCGCATCAGCTATGATGAATCGTCCCAGTACGCCGTCAACAGCAAGATCGGTGGCTGGATCGAACGCCTGTACGTCAACCAGACGGGACAGCTGGTACAAAAAGGACAGCCGCTCCTCGAGATTTACAGCCCCGACCTGGTCGCCGCCCAGCAGGAGTACCTGCTGGCCCTACGCCACCAGGCCGAGCTGGCCCAGAGCCCCATCGCCGACCTCGGCGCCGGTGGCGAGCGCCTCCTGAGCGCCGCCCGTCAGCGCCTAAGTTACTGGGACATCAGTGCCCGCCAGATAGAGCAGCTGGAAAAGAGCGGAGAGATCCGCAAGACCCTGACGCTGTTCGCTCCCGTCAGCGGCATTGTCGGCGACAAGAAAGCCGTCGAGGGGATGAGCCTGAAGCCGGGGATGGAGCTGATGCAGCTCACCGACTTGAGCCGCATCTGGGTGCTGGCCGACCTGTACGAGTACCAGCTCCCCTGGGTGAAAGAGGGGCAGACGGTCACGGTGGAGGTCCCTCACGCCGGTAACCGCACGCTGACTGGCAAAATCGTTTACATCTACCCCACCGTCGATCCCAAGAGCCGCACCGTGCAGGTACGCATCGAGCTGCCCAACCCCGGCCTGGAGCTGAAACCGGAGATGTTCGTCAACGTGCGCCTCCACACCCAGGCCTCCAAGGACGTCCTCCTCATCCCCGTCGATGCCATCCTCACCTCCGGCACCCGGCAGCATGTCTTCGTCGCCCTCGGCGAGGGACGCTTCGAGCCGCGCGTGGTCGAGACGGGAATCCAGGGGGAAGACGGCCAGGTGCAGATTCTCTCCGGCCTCCAGCAGGGGGAACAGGTCGTCACCTCGGCCCAGTTCATGCTCGATTCAGAGAGCAAGCTGCGTGAGGCCATCCAGAAGATGATGGCTCCCAAGGCTCCCGCCAGCCCGGCGTCCGATCCGGTCGGGCAGCCGGAGGATGACCTGGAAGACCTGTTCTAG
- a CDS encoding DUF488 domain-containing protein: MSLYLKRAFEPPQPQDGYRVLVDGLWPRGLSKDALQVQEWLKEIAPSRELRRWFGHDPDRWEEFRRRYFEELEAKGEALTELRERARQGTLTLVYAARDEEHNNAVALRDYLLRRK; this comes from the coding sequence ATGTCCCTTTACCTGAAAAGAGCCTTTGAGCCGCCCCAGCCACAGGATGGCTATCGCGTCCTGGTCGATGGCCTGTGGCCGCGGGGCCTGTCCAAGGACGCGCTGCAGGTACAGGAATGGTTGAAGGAGATCGCGCCGAGCCGTGAGCTGCGGCGGTGGTTCGGGCATGATCCGGACCGGTGGGAAGAATTCAGGCGCCGCTACTTCGAGGAACTGGAGGCGAAGGGGGAAGCGCTGACAGAACTGCGGGAGCGAGCCAGGCAGGGGACCCTGACTCTGGTCTACGCCGCCCGCGACGAGGAGCACAACAACGCCGTGGCGCTGCGGGACTATCTGCTCCGTCGGAAGTGA
- a CDS encoding DUF6448 family protein: MKEMGRQALLRRVTIFLLLAGLLLPGLAAAHCDALDGPVVVEAKGALENQDVTPVLKWVRAADEEAIRAAFTQTLAVRQLSPAAKELADRYFFETLVRIHRAGEGAPYTGLKPAGAIAPVVARADRALQQGSVDDLAKAIAAHAEEGVRDYFQLAHEARQQANSSVAAGREFVEAYVTYVHYVEGIAKAVHEGPHHGQPAAPNAHQH, from the coding sequence ATGAAAGAAATGGGACGACAGGCGCTGTTGAGACGGGTAACCATCTTTCTGCTGCTGGCAGGCTTGCTGCTGCCGGGGCTGGCCGCCGCCCACTGCGATGCCCTCGATGGCCCGGTGGTGGTCGAGGCAAAGGGCGCCCTGGAAAACCAGGATGTCACCCCCGTCCTCAAGTGGGTAAGGGCCGCCGATGAAGAGGCGATACGCGCCGCCTTCACGCAGACCCTCGCCGTGCGTCAGCTCTCCCCGGCGGCCAAGGAGCTGGCCGATCGTTACTTCTTTGAAACCCTGGTGCGCATTCACCGGGCCGGTGAAGGGGCACCCTACACCGGCCTCAAGCCCGCCGGCGCCATCGCTCCGGTTGTAGCCCGCGCCGATCGGGCCCTGCAGCAGGGCTCCGTCGACGATCTGGCTAAAGCCATTGCCGCCCATGCGGAAGAAGGCGTGCGGGACTATTTCCAGCTTGCCCATGAGGCCCGGCAGCAGGCCAACAGCAGCGTGGCAGCCGGACGCGAGTTCGTCGAGGCCTATGTCACCTACGTGCATTATGTCGAGGGCATCGCCAAAGCCGTGCATGAGGGACCCCATCACGGCCAGCCAGCGGCGCCGAACGCTCATCAGCACTAG
- a CDS encoding AI-2E family transporter gives MPDQKDNQPKELPWLEKLTFLLMLGLVTILFLVLLKPFFGAIFWACIVGLIFYPLYRRLLAAWGERSNLAALATLTAGVLIGIVPTLFVFGSFLQEGASLYQRLQNGDLDFAQYIQRIREAFPVIQNFLERLNLDLNPLQEQLSGAALAASRFLAQNAVQFGQDTLQFFVSLGLMLYVAFFLLRDGQQLVEMLVRALPLGDERERLLFAKFAEVARATVKGNLVVAVVQGSLGGIIFAILGIPGALLWGVVMTLLSLIPVVGAGLIWAPVAIYLFAIGDWVQGLILTAFGVGVIGLVDNILRPILVGRDTKLPDYIVLLSTLGGFAVFGMNGFVVGPLIAALFVAFWEIFVREFNSPTTPPTD, from the coding sequence ATGCCTGACCAAAAAGACAATCAGCCCAAGGAGTTGCCCTGGCTCGAAAAGTTGACCTTTCTTTTGATGCTGGGGCTGGTGACGATTCTGTTTCTTGTGCTGCTCAAGCCTTTTTTCGGGGCGATTTTCTGGGCCTGTATTGTCGGCCTGATTTTCTATCCCCTCTACCGGCGCCTGCTGGCCGCCTGGGGAGAGCGCAGCAATCTGGCCGCGCTGGCGACTTTGACTGCCGGAGTCCTCATCGGCATTGTTCCGACCCTCTTCGTCTTTGGCTCATTTCTGCAGGAGGGCGCCAGTCTGTACCAGCGCCTGCAGAACGGCGACCTGGATTTCGCCCAATATATTCAACGTATTCGGGAGGCCTTTCCCGTTATTCAGAATTTTCTCGAACGCCTGAATCTCGACCTGAACCCCCTGCAGGAACAGTTGTCGGGGGCAGCGCTGGCGGCCAGTCGCTTTCTCGCCCAAAACGCCGTACAGTTTGGCCAGGATACCCTGCAGTTTTTCGTCAGCCTCGGCCTCATGCTCTATGTCGCTTTTTTCCTGCTGCGGGATGGGCAGCAGTTGGTCGAAATGCTGGTGCGCGCCCTTCCTCTGGGGGATGAACGGGAGCGTCTTCTTTTCGCCAAATTTGCCGAAGTGGCCCGGGCCACCGTCAAAGGCAACCTCGTTGTCGCCGTGGTACAAGGTAGTCTGGGGGGTATTATCTTCGCCATTCTCGGCATTCCCGGCGCCCTGCTCTGGGGCGTGGTGATGACCCTCCTCTCCCTCATCCCCGTGGTGGGCGCTGGCCTCATCTGGGCTCCGGTCGCTATTTACCTCTTCGCCATTGGCGATTGGGTGCAGGGCCTCATTCTCACCGCTTTCGGCGTAGGGGTGATCGGTCTGGTGGACAACATTCTGCGCCCGATTCTGGTGGGGCGTGACACCAAACTGCCCGACTATATCGTCCTGTTGTCGACCCTGGGCGGCTTTGCGGTCTTTGGCATGAACGGCTTCGTCGTCGGTCCGCTGATTGCCGCTTTGTTCGTGGCCTTTTGGGAAATCTTTGTACGCGAGTTCAATTCACCGACGACACCCCCTACCGATTAA
- a CDS encoding GtrA family protein translates to MKLLFSNPRSAPAVEKLLPDLTKYLLVSVFGTLVHYGLMVTLIRRFSAGVLPASTAGAMTGALIIYLLNYFCTFHSRKRHLESVSRFFLVAALGLVINGLVLKAMLGCLGGHYLIAQCLATGAVFGFSFTLNRTWTF, encoded by the coding sequence GTGAAACTTCTATTCAGCAATCCAAGGTCAGCCCCTGCGGTGGAAAAGCTGCTGCCAGACCTGACCAAATACCTTTTGGTCAGTGTTTTTGGCACGTTGGTGCATTACGGTCTCATGGTGACCCTGATCCGGCGATTTTCTGCAGGCGTGTTGCCCGCTTCCACCGCAGGGGCGATGACAGGTGCCCTGATCATTTATCTGCTGAATTATTTCTGCACCTTCCACAGCCGGAAAAGACACCTGGAGTCCGTGTCCAGGTTTTTCCTGGTCGCTGCCTTGGGGCTGGTCATTAACGGACTCGTCTTAAAAGCGATGCTTGGCTGTCTAGGCGGACACTATCTTATCGCTCAGTGTCTTGCCACCGGCGCTGTTTTCGGATTCAGCTTCACCTTAAACCGGACCTGGACATTTTAA
- a CDS encoding glycosyltransferase family 2 protein has product MRKPSLNKAAKTVQKETLLTVVVPAYNEQEVILEFHRRLCSALEGADIDRAEILYVNDGSSDNTLPLLLELMREDRRVEVLDLSRNFGKEAAMTAGLDHAHGDAVVVIDADLQDPPEQIPDMVREWRQGFDVVYMRRLSREGETWLKKTTARAFYALMARVGRVKVPENVGDFRLLSRRAVDALKQLPERTRFMKGLFAWIGFPAKELPYHRDPRYAGVTKWNYWGLWNLAIEGITSFTVAPLKIASYIGFLTSAAALLYGLFVLAKALFFGDPVPGYPSLMVVILFLGGLQLLAIGVVGEYLGRMFVETKQRPIYLVNSHHRAAIGRVVLKPFDLARRNQEALSWHSN; this is encoded by the coding sequence ATGAGAAAACCCTCCCTCAACAAGGCGGCAAAAACAGTTCAGAAAGAGACCCTGCTGACGGTTGTGGTGCCGGCCTACAACGAACAGGAAGTTATTCTTGAATTCCACCGCAGGCTCTGCTCGGCCCTGGAAGGGGCCGACATAGACCGCGCAGAAATCCTCTATGTCAATGACGGGAGCAGCGATAATACCCTGCCCCTGTTGTTGGAGCTGATGCGAGAGGACCGGCGCGTCGAGGTCCTTGACCTGAGTCGCAACTTCGGCAAGGAGGCGGCGATGACAGCCGGGTTGGATCATGCTCACGGCGATGCGGTGGTGGTGATCGACGCCGATCTGCAGGATCCGCCGGAACAGATTCCCGACATGGTCAGGGAATGGCGTCAGGGCTTCGATGTGGTTTACATGCGGCGCCTCAGCCGGGAAGGGGAAACCTGGCTGAAAAAGACGACCGCCCGCGCTTTTTATGCGCTCATGGCCCGCGTGGGACGCGTCAAGGTGCCCGAGAATGTAGGTGATTTCCGTTTGCTGAGCCGGCGGGCAGTCGATGCCTTGAAGCAGCTGCCCGAACGGACCCGGTTCATGAAGGGGCTTTTTGCCTGGATCGGTTTCCCGGCGAAAGAGCTTCCCTACCACCGTGATCCCCGCTATGCAGGCGTCACCAAGTGGAACTACTGGGGGCTGTGGAATCTGGCGATCGAAGGGATAACCTCATTTACCGTGGCGCCCCTGAAAATTGCCAGCTATATCGGATTTCTGACCTCGGCGGCGGCGCTGCTTTACGGGCTGTTTGTCCTGGCCAAAGCGCTGTTTTTCGGCGATCCGGTGCCAGGCTACCCAAGCCTGATGGTCGTGATCTTGTTTCTGGGCGGCCTTCAGCTGTTGGCCATCGGCGTGGTCGGTGAGTACCTGGGGCGGATGTTTGTCGAAACCAAGCAGCGGCCCATTTACCTGGTGAACAGTCACCACCGTGCGGCCATCGGGCGGGTGGTCCTGAAACCTTTCGATTTGGCCCGCAGGAACCAAGAGGCGTTATCATGGCATTCCAATTGA
- a CDS encoding CusA/CzcA family heavy metal efflux RND transporter: MLEKIIEWSIRNTFVVVLATVFLVVGGIYSLRNIPIDAIPDLSDVQVIIFTDYPGQAPQVVEDQVTYPLTTQMLAVPGAKVVRGYSFFGYSFVYIIFEDGTDIYWARSRVLEYLNYVSGRLPEGVTPTLGPDATGVGWVYEYALVSDRHNLQELRSIQDWFLRYELTSVEGVAEVASLGGFVKQYQVAVDPNRLRAFDITLPMVEMAIKNSNLDVGGGAIEMAETEFMIRSRGYIQNLQDLQNVVIMTTERGTPVLLRDIADVRLGPEMRRGIADLDGEGETVGGIIVMRYGENALKTIDNVKRKLEELKAGLPEGVEIIPVYDRSGLIERATSNLKEKLLEESLVVGLVIILFLFHLPSAIVVILALPVAILMAFIIMYAQGINVNIMSLGGIAIAIGTMVDSAIIMVENAHKHLEKGGRPRREAIIEAAKEVGPTIFFALLVITVSFAPVFTLQEQAGRMFKPLAFTKTYSMAAAALLSITIVPVLMLWLIRGKIRSEERNPINRLLIALYHPVVDLVLRWRKTTLLVALLLVISISYPLTKMGTEFMPPLYEGDLLYMPTTLPGLSVTKAKELLQQTDRIIRQFPEVETVFGKIGRAETATDPAPMMMIETTIMLKDEADWRDMPNHRFYSDWPQWSEPLKIPLRWLLPEKRKISVAELTEQLNNAVQFPGLTNAWTMPIKTRIDMLSTGIKTPVGIKIMGPDLEVLNRLGEEVEAVVRPLKGTLSAISERTVGGFFLDFDIDRLAAARYGIQVGDIQDVIQSALGGMTITQTVEGLERYPISLRYDRDFRSDIPALRQLLVPSPTGAHIPLEQLATITVRNDPDSIKTENSRRTAWVYVDIKGIDLGTYVENAQQAVADNISLPTGYNIVWSGQYEYIESTRARLLVIIPLTLLIIFVIIYMSTHSAVKTAIVFMAVPFSLVGAFWLLYLLDYNMSIGVWVGLIALAGLDAETGVVMLLYLDLAHKKWTEEGRMLTLGDLKQAIHHGAVKRIRPKVMTVVTIIAGLFPIMWSTGAGADVMKRIAAPMVGGSVTSLALEMLVYPVIFFLWRGRGLDKNPTPTREGDD; the protein is encoded by the coding sequence ATGCTTGAAAAAATAATCGAATGGTCGATACGCAATACCTTCGTGGTCGTTCTGGCCACCGTCTTCCTCGTCGTCGGCGGGATCTACTCCCTGCGCAACATCCCCATCGACGCCATCCCTGACCTTTCGGATGTGCAGGTGATCATCTTCACCGACTATCCCGGCCAAGCGCCGCAGGTGGTGGAGGACCAGGTCACCTACCCGCTGACCACCCAGATGCTGGCCGTCCCCGGCGCCAAAGTGGTGCGCGGCTATTCCTTCTTCGGCTATTCCTTCGTCTACATCATCTTCGAGGACGGCACCGACATCTACTGGGCCCGCTCCCGCGTCCTTGAATATCTCAACTACGTCTCCGGGCGGCTCCCCGAGGGGGTGACGCCGACCCTGGGTCCCGATGCCACCGGGGTCGGCTGGGTCTACGAATACGCCCTGGTCAGCGATCGCCACAACCTGCAGGAGCTGCGCTCCATCCAGGACTGGTTCCTGCGCTATGAGCTGACCTCGGTGGAAGGCGTCGCCGAGGTGGCCAGCCTCGGCGGCTTCGTCAAGCAGTACCAGGTAGCCGTCGATCCCAATCGTCTGCGCGCCTTTGATATCACGCTGCCCATGGTCGAGATGGCCATCAAGAACAGCAATCTCGATGTCGGCGGCGGCGCCATCGAAATGGCGGAAACGGAGTTCATGATCCGCAGTCGCGGCTATATCCAGAACCTGCAGGATCTGCAGAACGTGGTCATCATGACGACGGAGCGCGGCACCCCCGTGCTGCTGCGGGATATCGCCGACGTTCGGCTCGGACCCGAGATGCGGCGGGGCATCGCCGACCTCGACGGCGAAGGGGAGACTGTCGGCGGCATTATCGTCATGCGCTATGGCGAAAACGCTCTCAAGACTATCGACAACGTCAAGCGCAAGCTGGAGGAGCTCAAGGCTGGTTTGCCCGAAGGGGTGGAGATCATCCCCGTCTACGACCGCTCCGGCCTGATCGAGCGCGCCACCTCCAACCTCAAGGAGAAGCTGCTGGAGGAGAGCCTGGTCGTCGGCCTGGTCATCATCCTCTTCCTCTTTCATCTGCCCAGCGCCATCGTGGTCATTCTGGCCCTGCCCGTGGCCATCCTCATGGCTTTCATCATCATGTACGCCCAGGGAATCAACGTGAACATCATGAGCCTGGGCGGGATCGCCATTGCCATCGGTACCATGGTCGACTCGGCCATCATCATGGTGGAGAACGCCCATAAGCATCTGGAGAAGGGAGGAAGGCCGCGGCGGGAGGCCATCATCGAGGCGGCCAAGGAAGTCGGGCCCACCATCTTCTTCGCCCTGCTGGTTATCACCGTCTCCTTCGCGCCGGTTTTCACCCTGCAGGAGCAGGCGGGCCGCATGTTCAAGCCCCTGGCCTTCACCAAGACCTACTCCATGGCGGCGGCGGCGCTCCTCTCTATCACCATCGTTCCCGTCCTCATGCTCTGGCTCATCCGCGGCAAGATCCGCTCGGAGGAGCGTAACCCCATCAACCGCCTGCTTATCGCCCTCTACCACCCCGTGGTCGATCTGGTGTTGCGCTGGCGCAAGACGACGCTGCTGGTGGCCCTGCTGCTGGTCATCTCCATCAGCTACCCCTTGACCAAGATGGGGACGGAGTTCATGCCGCCCCTGTACGAGGGGGATCTGCTCTACATGCCCACCACCCTGCCGGGCCTGTCGGTGACCAAGGCCAAGGAACTTTTGCAGCAGACCGACCGCATCATCCGCCAGTTCCCTGAAGTGGAGACGGTCTTCGGCAAGATCGGCCGGGCGGAGACCGCCACCGATCCGGCACCGATGATGATGATTGAGACCACCATTATGCTCAAGGACGAGGCGGACTGGCGGGACATGCCGAACCACCGCTTCTACAGCGACTGGCCGCAATGGAGCGAGCCCCTCAAGATTCCCCTGCGCTGGCTGCTGCCAGAGAAACGCAAGATCTCCGTGGCCGAGCTGACGGAGCAGCTTAACAACGCCGTACAGTTTCCCGGCCTGACCAACGCCTGGACTATGCCCATCAAGACGCGCATCGACATGCTCTCCACCGGCATCAAGACCCCCGTCGGCATCAAGATCATGGGGCCCGATCTGGAGGTACTCAATCGTCTGGGCGAGGAGGTCGAAGCGGTGGTGCGCCCCCTCAAGGGCACCCTTTCGGCCATCTCCGAACGCACCGTTGGCGGCTTCTTTCTCGATTTCGACATCGACCGCCTCGCCGCCGCCCGCTATGGTATTCAGGTGGGGGACATCCAGGACGTCATCCAGTCGGCTCTGGGGGGCATGACTATCACCCAGACCGTCGAAGGGCTGGAGCGCTACCCCATCAGCCTGCGCTACGACCGCGACTTCCGCAGCGATATTCCCGCCCTCAGGCAGCTCCTCGTGCCCTCGCCGACAGGGGCCCATATTCCCCTGGAGCAGCTGGCGACCATCACCGTGCGCAACGACCCCGACAGCATCAAGACGGAGAACTCCCGGCGCACGGCCTGGGTTTACGTCGATATCAAGGGGATCGATCTCGGCACCTACGTGGAAAACGCCCAGCAGGCGGTGGCCGACAACATCAGCCTGCCCACCGGCTACAACATCGTCTGGAGCGGCCAGTACGAGTACATCGAGTCAACCCGGGCCCGCCTGCTGGTTATCATCCCGCTGACCCTGCTGATCATCTTCGTCATCATCTACATGAGCACCCATTCCGCCGTTAAAACAGCGATCGTCTTCATGGCGGTCCCCTTTTCGCTGGTCGGCGCCTTCTGGCTGCTCTATCTGCTCGACTACAATATGTCCATCGGCGTCTGGGTCGGCCTCATCGCCCTCGCCGGCCTCGACGCCGAAACGGGCGTTGTCATGCTCCTCTACCTCGACCTCGCTCACAAAAAATGGACGGAAGAAGGTCGCATGCTCACCCTGGGCGACCTCAAGCAGGCCATCCACCACGGCGCCGTCAAACGGATCCGTCCCAAGGTGATGACCGTGGTCACCATCATCGCCGGCCTCTTTCCCATCATGTGGAGCACCGGCGCCGGCGCCGACGTCATGAAGCGTATCGCCGCCCCCATGGTCGGCGGCTCGGTCACCTCCCTGGCTCTGGAGATGCTGGTCTACCCCGTCATCTTCTTCCTCTGGCGCGGTCGCGGCCTGGACAAGAATCCAACACCGACCCGGGAGGGCGACGACTAG
- the ric gene encoding iron-sulfur cluster repair di-iron protein: protein MTIKTTTPNQNRLEQTIGDLVAEDYRNAAVFEKHGIDFCCGGQVTLGNAARDKGLDPDDLLRELEAAKETATSGHENYAAWDLAFLADYIVNNHHAWLNDNLGQIAAYAHKIAEVHGEHHPEVVRIATLFDSIAADMVEHLREEEEVFFPAIKGIEAAHQAGTAPTTEDASHLRRTLETLHRDHEAIGEATHEIRRLAGDYTIPADVCNTFAVTYRLLKEFEDDLHKHVHLENNILFPKAAKLLPAA, encoded by the coding sequence ATGACAATCAAGACCACAACACCGAATCAAAACCGTTTGGAACAGACCATTGGCGACCTGGTCGCCGAGGATTACCGGAACGCCGCCGTCTTCGAGAAACACGGCATCGACTTCTGCTGCGGCGGCCAGGTGACCCTGGGCAACGCCGCCCGCGACAAGGGTCTCGACCCCGACGACCTCCTTCGTGAACTCGAGGCAGCCAAAGAAACGGCGACTAGCGGGCACGAAAACTACGCCGCCTGGGATCTGGCCTTTCTGGCCGATTATATCGTCAACAACCACCATGCCTGGCTCAACGACAATCTGGGTCAGATCGCCGCCTACGCCCACAAGATCGCCGAGGTCCACGGCGAACACCACCCCGAGGTGGTTCGCATCGCCACCCTTTTCGACAGCATCGCCGCCGACATGGTGGAGCACCTGCGCGAAGAGGAAGAGGTCTTCTTTCCCGCCATCAAGGGCATCGAAGCCGCCCACCAGGCCGGCACCGCACCGACCACAGAGGATGCCAGTCACCTGCGACGGACGCTGGAGACCCTCCATCGTGACCATGAGGCCATTGGCGAGGCGACTCACGAAATCCGGCGTCTGGCTGGCGACTACACGATCCCCGCCGATGTCTGCAACACCTTCGCAGTCACCTATCGCCTGCTCAAGGAATTTGAGGACGACCTCCACAAGCACGTGCATCTGGAGAATAATATCCTCTTCCCCAAAGCGGCCAAACTGTTGCCGGCGGCATGA